A segment of the Macrotis lagotis isolate mMagLag1 chromosome 8, bilby.v1.9.chrom.fasta, whole genome shotgun sequence genome:
AAGCAGAGTAGTATACATTTAAATGTCTGTTGATTGTTATATACAGGAAAATGGGGAGAGATCAACTagtctagggtaagacagattgaATCCCTAATAGCCAAACAGAAGTCCTTCCAAAATCTGGTTTTAAGCTCTATTTGCCTAGCCTTTTCTAATACTACTTTCCATCATGTACTGTGTATTTTAGTCAAATTGGATTAATTTTTTCTCCCTGGAACAGATctaatgctttctctctctctctctctctctctctctctctctctctctctctctctcacacacacacacacacacacacacacacacacacatacaaagaaaGAAGCACAGCTGTAAAGGGTTGAAGATACTCGtgtttcctccccccccaccttataaaagtatatatagaatatatacacAATACAAGTATAGTGGGGATGAAGGGTAGGTTTTGTTTCCATAGTCCCAACCTATAACTACTTCATGTGATCACAGAaagcaaaggataaaaaagaCATATTAACAACATACTGTTAACCTTTTGTGAAATGTGAAATTCGTCCTGATAGAACTAGGAGAGCCTAGTCAATGACTGAGAAAGTGATTTTCTATACCAatccaaaatactttttaaaaggcAGTTTGACAATTGGAGAGAATTCAAGGCCCACTTGATGGGTAGCAGACACATGCACATTCTGTATGGAGATACATACATTTTAGACAGGAAAGAAGATTCAAGTGAGAACTAGTCTGGCAGTAGGGACCAGGCCTATACAGTTCAGTTTCGCAATCTGCCTAGTTTTATAGTACTATACCTCAGGGATAACAGTATGAAGACACCTTGTTtagaggaaagaacactggagTCCTGCAGACTCAGAGGCAGAAGATGCCTTGTCTATATGtcattatcaatatattttaaatctatgCTTCACTTGTCCCACTGTATATAGGGAGAATGCTTTGtagggatggggagagaaaaagagagaagggagggaaggagagaaactCAGATGAGATTGCACTGTGTAAGGCTTTGGGGCAACAGGGCTTCCAACTGGACCAAATATGACCCATGAGTACCTGAGACTGATTCATTGATCTCCTTACCTACTACTCTTGTAGATGGTagcaatgatatatatatatatatatatatatatatatatatatatatatatatatatatggtgaatagtaacaaattttattcatcttctggAAACAAGTGCTATTTCTGTAGCCCATTATTGTGCTATTAGAGCAAGATAAAGTTAAAGAGGTTGGTCTTAGAATTAGATCTAAGTTCAAAACTTATCTCTAACATatattgtctgtgtgaccctgggcaagtaagtcaCCTAAACTCTCAGGTTCCTAGAGCTTTTACTAGGTCTGTAAGGtcaaacatattttcataataataatacaatattatttacctattaaaatattccattttccaactatacatatatgtgaggcagaattttctttatatatttcaatCATAATATTGTAAGAGACTGAAGTGAATATGAGAATCTAGTTCTAAGTCCAATATGAAATTTGTCAAAATATGCTAAACAATTCCATTCgcattttttataataataatgttatataTGCTCTTAACAGGTAATGAGCTTATTttgaaacaaataatttaaaatttatttgctttaatttctaatacagtacATATTGATAGGATACACATACCTAAAGTTTTTGATTGTGTAAAAGAGTCCTGATTCCAAAAAGTTTGGGAATACCTTGCTCTGAGAATAAAAGTTGCAGATAAAGTACTAATataaagggaggtagagggaatttcctcatgcAATATTTCCTTAATATACTCACtgttccattcaattttctttaagaataatagaaaatatataagcTTCTctattatgaagaaaaaaaacattcttgaatatttttgttagttttataGTTGCTTATAATAAGCTTTATCTAATATTACTTTAAATTGTCTTCACTGTAATTTTACAGAGTTGTAATGCTGAATAGGACCATAAACCAGAATACTTTTAATCCCAAAAGGGCAATGGTGACTAAGGGTGCAAGTAAGGGAATGGGGTGGAGAACAGATTCCAGGAAGCTAAATTACCAAGTACaggatcttaattttttttttaggtttttttgcaatgcaatgcgtttaagtggcttgtccaaggccacacagctaggaaattaagtgtctgaggccggatttgaactcaggtactcctgactccagggctcatgctctatctactgcaccacctagccgctccttggATCTTAATTTTTGAGGGACTTTTCACTGACCAGTAAGCAAGTGTAACTGAACACTgtcatgatagaaaaaaaatttttcatttctggcacgaattatttttatatttaccttAAGAaatgtcacttaatctcattttctCAGGGATATATATCTGgtggcatgtgtgtgtgtgtgtgtgtgtgtgtgtgtgtgtttgaggggTGGTGGTAAATAGGGACAGTAGGAAGTAGGTTAGTCCACAGTGATTTCCCCCATTGTAGTCATTTATCATAGACTGAGAACCactgagagaaagagataaagaaaaaagaaactaccCACAGTATTGTATATTAAGTggtatagaaagggaaaaaaaataggttTGAGAGATTTAAAGTAGATAACCTCAGGAAAAGAGCACCCAGAAATGACCAACTTCTTTTTAATCCAAGATTTATCCTAGAGCAGGACAAAACTTCTCAGTGacttaaaatcattattctgcCAGGCTGTACCAACAGTTGCCTTATGTCACAATCAGTGATGTCATtgtcaggaagattctgaagtcACCATTTTGATTTTGGCCTCTTCCTCTGTATTACGCCAGTAGAGTCTAAGGAAAGAGCCATCCatgagaggaggggaaaaaatatggCATTCACAAAGACATGGGTTCCACAGGTAGCAACTATAGGGGAAGGTCCAGCAAAGAGAGCTCTACTGGTTAAAGCAACTGAACAATTTTCAAAGGAGCCTGAGACTTTCCAGGTTGCCTCCCTGACAGAAGGTCCTGCAAAAAAGGCACTGCTTATCAATAATAAGAAGAAATCTGAAGAAAATGCCCTTTCCACATTAGTTAAGGAGAAACCAAAGAGAGTAAAGAAAACTAAAGCAGTGGTTGTTGACATTGGAACGGGCTACTGTAAATGTGGCTATGCTGGAGAGCCAAGGCCTAGTCACATGATTTCATCTACGGTAGGGAAACCTTATATGGAGACCGCTAAAACTGGAGACAACcgaaaagaaacatttattggaCGTGAACTCCTGTACCCCAATATCCGCCTTAAGTTAATTAATCCCCTGAGACATGGTATTATTGTGGATTGGGATTCAGTGCAGGATATCTGGGAATATCTTTTTCAGCACGAGATGAAGATCCCTACAGAGGAACATGCTGTTTTGGTGTCAGATCCTACCCTGAGTCCCTATACCAACAGGGAGAAGTACGCAGAGATGCTCTTTGAAACCTTCAACACTCCAGCAATGCACATAGCTTATCAATCTCGATTGTCCATGTACTCTTATGGAAAGACATCAGGTTTGGTAGTAGAAGTTGGCCATGGTGTTTCCTATGTAGTCCCAATCTTTGAGGGATATCCTTTACTAAGTGTCACAGGTAGGCTAGACTATGCTGGCTCTGACCTTACTGCCTATCTAATGACATTAATGAATCAATCTGGGAAGCACTTTACAGAAGATCAAGCAAACATTGTAGAAGACATCAAGAAGAAATACTGCTTTATAGCTCCTGATCCTGTCCAAGAGAGCTCCTCCATCAAAGATGACATGATTAACTACCAGCTTCCAGATGGAGAACAGATTACTATTGGCCAAGAACGTTTCCTGTGCTCTGAGATGTTCTTTAAGCCTTCCCTTATCAAATCAATGCAACTGGGCCTTCACACCCAGACTATGACCTGCATCAACAAATGTGATGTTGCCCTCAAAAGGGACCTCATGAATAACATTTTGTTGTGTGGGGGCAGCACCATGTTGAATGGCTTTCCTGTCCGTATGCAAAAGGAGATGTCTAAGATATGCTCAAATGACACACCAACAATAAATGTGTTACCTGAAAGGGATACTTCAGTGTGGACTGGGGGCTCAATCTTGGCCTCACTCCAAGGATTTCAGTCGCTCTGGATTCAGAGGTGGGAATACCAGGAACATGGACCTTTCTTCTTATACAGGAGATGTTTCTGAAGCCAAGTCATGCAGGCTGGAACATGTGCTCAGAATTCAATCAACTCAGCTGCTTCTCAAGATGGTGGCTGAAGATATATCCAAAATACCATAACTCGTGTTCTAGTCAATAATTACCATGTTCCAATTCCCAATGTAAATGATCTTGTTGCTTGATTTCACAGAAATAGCAGACATCACAAATATGTCATCTGATTTAGGTATTTGACAAAAGaataggaggagggagggaggtttAAAGGCATATACTATATTGTTTAACCTAAAAGACTtattttttcttgggggggaagcatctagtttattttcatatacatatacatatctatctatctatctatctatctatctatctatctatatgcagTACTTGTGCAATTTTATAACAAAATTGAGAGGGAGGGTTCAATAGTCTCAATGCTGATTCCAACTTACTAAGGGAGATTAAAAAATTGCACATTTTCTCCTCAAAATTGGGGTAAAATTATCAAAGATGTCATATGTTCAAGATAATAAAAGTTCAATCCTTTGTATATATACTCTGTTGGAATTGGGCTGGCAACGTTCAGCAAGGTACAGACATAAACAAGAGAATCAACAATTAAATAGAAGCAACTTGGACCCCAATTTCACAAACCTCTGCTTAGGCCATTCgtagagaaaagcaaattgacATTAAGATTTTCCATACAGGGccataccaaaaaaaattgaaattattctcAGAACTTGGCCTTTCAGTAGAGtgcaaacttataaaataagcgTGAATTATTTCATATCCTTCCAAACTGGGAATAGAGCAGGTTGTATTTGTCAAGTAGGATTACAGGAATGGGTCACTTATACAAAGAAGTATAATCAATCTGCATGTATTAAGCAACTATTATATGCTATGCACTGTGTTAAGGGCTGCATAGTAAATACCAAGATGGGTCATAGACCTAATAGTTCCTATTTCTGTGGATAATCAAGATACAAAATCTGACAGTAGAAAGAGTTCCATTTGTCAACACTGTcaaccttaagcaagtcacttaaattccctGGGCAATTTCCTCACTATCAAGTTATtttctagctctagatctatgacaCTTATTTATTCCATCAATATAAACTAAATAGCTTTGTGTAAGGTACCATGGGAGAGACAGTGTGATATAGTAGGAAGAGTGGTAGATGTGGAGTCAGCTTTCTAATCATGAGATATTAGACAAACCATTAAatatctctctgagtctcagtttcttctagaAATTGAGGGAACCAGAGTAGATAAAGTCCCCCcagttttaaatctgtgatctttgATTTTGTATATGACACAGTCCCTGCTACCTTCAAAAAATTACCTATGGgcaagttatattttattttaggtttccATTTTTGTTACTTGCAAAATCAGAGTTTTGAACCTTTATCCTTTAGATTTAAAATTCTGTGATAGCCTAGAGGAATGCCTGCCATTATATGTGCTAAAGCATTAGCTAGGAACTTTGTCATCATGGGTTTTGCATTCAAGTACTTTGAGCTTTTAGGGAAATGAGATGCATGGAAAAAATTTGTACTAGTGTTGCTATGGTAGAAGGCCAAAAATTGTAGCACTATATTACATTGTGCACTGGAAATGTTCTCAGGAGTTTGAGGGGTGGAACATTACCTAGGCTGGGATACTCTAGAGCCAAGTCATCTGTGCATTTGATCCTTGGTCTAGAATTATCTGGTTGTaacccttctctctcccctccccttcctacCCTCCACTAAATAAAAGGACAAATTCATGAACTCAACAGAAATCTAAGCTTTGGAATAAATTTCTCGTTCTGCCTCTGAAGTATCTGGGGGATTCAGGGTACTCCTGGGGAAAATGAATCATATAGAGCAATTTGCTACTGCTCAGTTTCATCTACAGTAAATTCCCAAAGGAGGAACCTTAACACAGTGCCACTATCCCGTAAAGCAATTGATGGGGGACAGATGTTTCATGACAATCTAAATGGAGTGAGAAAATATATTGGTATCTCGCTCTTCCTATGATAATCAACATCATCACCCTATTCTCACCATCCTACAAACTCCTTACCCCATCCTTTCCTAGTGCCAAGCATCAATTCCTCAGTTGATTTCAACTTAATACTGACCCCAGGCATCCTTACCTCCAGGTGCCACGTAGAATCATATGACTCTAGGTCATTCCTAAAGTTAGTTAAAATCTGCGGAGGAAGCCCTTTTAAGCCACATGACAGTTATGAGAACTTCACTTTCTGatttgtaataataattattacaataatatgaTACTATTAatacaatacaaatacaaatgctattaatacaataataattttatatatatatatattatatatatatatattaattaaatgtACCCATGTGCTGTTCCCAAAGCATCTTATGGCTATGGAAGGTGCTCTGAGGTTGTTGGTAAACAGTGGCTTGATTTGGTGAACAGTTGTCACATAAGACTAGTAGGCATGAATGGGTTATCACTTTGCTAATCTCATCTGTTCCTTTgtattttcctatttatattaAGGTTACTACCACACTTAGCCATCCAAGTTTACTTATTCTGTTATTCACTCTTGTGCACTCCACATATCCCACCAATTGCTACATCTTATTTCTACTTCTACGTATTTTTTGCagtagatatcttttttttctattttctagttCAAACCCTCAGCACCTCTCAGCTATATTGTTACAGTAATGTTCTAATTGTTCTCCTTGTCTTTCCCCATCCAAATCCATTCTCtacacagatgagaaaaagaatttctacaCATAAACCTGCTGTCCAACTCAGTAAACTCTTGGAGCTTTCTAGTCGatcaaatataagctcctttgtttggtatttaaatgcCTTCATAACCTGGCTCCAAACTACCTTTCTAGGTTAATTATATATCACTCCCTTTCTCTCGCTCTCTAATGTGGCCAAACTGTCCTCCTTGCTGTCCCTTACAACACTCCATTTTCCCTCTTTGTGCCTCATGGCTGGAAGGTTCTTCCTCCTCACCCTTACCTCATAATATCTTCTTTCAAAACTCACCTCAAATACTACCTACTtacctttcttgattttcccagATCCAAGTGCCCACCCTCACAAAATCACcttatatgtattttgtatatatcctATACATGCTTATTTATGTACACATTTTCTCTGGTAACAGATTGTAAAAGCAGGAAACATTTCACTCTTGCCTTTGTCGTAATCTGGTATTGTAACTTGTTTAATGGATATTGCCTTGAACATTAAATACTTCCCATGGCCCCATTCTTGGTGTGTGTATGCCCTTTAGATAACGATCCTAAATTAAGTTGATGTCATCTTGTATATTTTTTTTGTGGTTTCACTGATCTCTTGCAAGGtaaaataattcaacaaacatttattatacatttGTATATGCAACCTCATGTACTAGGCTCTTGAAATGCAAAATTAAGCAAGCCATGTTCTTCATGCTCTctaagaatttacaatctaatagcaGTAATaaaatgtatagatatatagataattaaAACTAGAATATGTTTAAGAGGAATACAAAGTGTTAAGAAGGAAAGCTCATTTCAAATTAAGAGAATGGCTTCAAGGAAAGGGTAGCATTTTACTGGTCTTGAAAAGGAGGGCAATTAGATCAGAGAGAGGATGAAAAATGTACGTATTTATGTGCATGTTAACAGGAGAATAGATTTGGAGAAATATGAACAAAGGTACATTTGTAAGTATGGGATTTATAGGATCCAGTTTGGAAGTACAGCCAAATGTACATGATGAGAAATAGTATTAAAGCAagtgagaggggcagctaggtggtgcagtggatagagcactggccttggagttaggagtccctgagttcaaattccatctcagatacttaataattacctagttgtgtggccttgggcaagctacttaaccccatttgccttgcaaaaacctaaaaaaaaaattaaagaaaataaactaatGCAGGGAACAGTGAGTAGAAGCAGAGGAATAGTAACTGCAGTGagaacattgtaaagacaaaacaactttgaaagatttgtgAAGTCCAATCAATGCAGTGACAAACCATAAATCCACAAGTTGATGAAACTTGCTACCTAATTTTCATGCATTTTTGGAAATAGCCggtgtgggaatttgttttacttgaataAGGGCTTCACCCCTCTTTCCTCAGTTTGGAAGGTGGGAAAGAGAAGTACAATAGGATTGGGCGGGGGGAATAAAGTAATCCAttgaagtatcttttttttttaaataaaaaaggatggaaaggaaaagaggcCAGGCAAAAAAGACAGCTGTTTCGAAAGCTGAATTAtatacttcaaaagaaaaaaaagctttatataatagaccagtttcatatataatcttgAAAATTCAGGATgagaatatccagaagaaatcaaaattgagAAGAAGCCATTAGATTGAGCAATTAAGAGCTCATTGGAAATTTAGGAGAGTTGCAATAGAATGATGTCACTGGAAGTGGGATTTCAGAGGGTTTAAAAGAGAAAGGTAGTAGTTCATCACACTGTCATTTAAGGATCCCTTAAAAATATCCAACTGCATTTTCATTGTGTTCATAAATTTTTTGTCTCTATATAGTGAGTGGTTTGTCCCTTTCAGTGGGAGTACCCTATATAAAGAACTGTtactaaaattcaaaaaatatcatTCTGTTCTCTTCAGTcactgtaaaaatgaagatacgAGTAACACAGggtaaaaaaatacatatatatatatatgtatatagatctGGTATCAGATCAGAGTGTGTATCATCGTCGTTTGTAATAAGCAGATACTTGTATCTAATATAGGAAAAGATGAGATACTATATATGAGGGAATTTGTAAAGCTTAAAGTctcttattgactttttttttaaggtttttgcaaggaaaatggggttaagtggcttgcccaaggccacacagctaggtaattattaagtgtctgagaccggatttgaacccaggtactcctgactccaaggcctgtactttatccactacgccacctagccacccatcttATTGActtttatcataattttaaatttctcttttccatctcttAATAACCCTGATAACTCTGATCCTGTTCCATTAGCTATTAAGATTTAAtctgttttctaacattttttgtattttctcagaACAGCAGTTTCCAGTTTTGTCTGAAGCACATtagtccttccttcttttccttcaccCTGCAACAGCCATAGGGGGCATAGAAATCATATAGACAAAGTGTTGAGTAATACAATGTAAACTCAGAGAAATTGTACCTGagacaataattaaaaaattaaataatggttacttttttttaatagaatctgTGTAATCACATTGGCAGAATCTCATCCACTTcttcaaaatggaaaaacaattaaGAGTATTAACTATCAAATCAGTGCCAACTGTAGCAGACTTCAGAACAAGGTTTCTGGAAAGTTTTAACGGGTATGGATATTTGTTCTTATTATcgatcattattaataataatattaaaaaagtagACCTTAAGAATAGAtggtaattaaatgtttgatatcaAAAATCCTTTCTGATAATTTAAGGGAAATAATTGTTCTCTGTACTGGTGTCAAATTCTTGAGTATTGTTCAGAGCTAGCACTTATTTTAGTAAAGATGAAAGCTCAAAAAATTATTGTCATGTAGTTGCCCTGTAATTAATAATTAAGTGGTGTGGCTTTTAAAGGGAAGTATTGGGATTGGAGAGCTTATCTTCGGTCATAGTTTTTCCATATAATCTTTTGTGATTAGCAGATAATACTATTAGAATTGTTACATGATGAGGGGAGAGtgttaagatttacaaagtgctaaACAATACTTTCAAGTTTTGCTGGGTTAGGCAGATTataatttctttgcttatttaaaaaaagcttaAGTTTATGTAAGCTTGTATAAGATATACAAGTTCTTGCAATATTTAAgcaactttttttagttgcattttatAATCTGACTGaagtagatttcttttttccagattttttatactacatttttaaagcatatatCGAACTTTAATTCTGATATATTTGTGAGCTCATTGGGTCATAATGAGAAGCAAATTACTCTTCATCTCCCCACTATCCATGTATCTACAAGTCTAGCTACCTGTGAATTGAGTGTCTTCTATTTCCAGcacttttttatatatacaagTATACACACCTCAACCATCCCCCTTGTTACAAGTACTCTTTTTCATACCCCTGCTGAAAAATTTCCATAAAGAAATGGGATTTCTTCTTGAAGTATCTTAAGGTCTTCATCATATTTCATGTAATATTTCAGtgttattcattttaaaacaatttttaaaatgcttttaacaattaaatatttttaaaagggtaaAGCAGACTTACATGGATGAATTTCTTATAAAGTCAAATGACTCTAGGTCTTTGCTAAAGTCATTTAAAAGCTGCTGAGGAAACCTTTTTTAAGCCCCATGACAGTTATGAGAACTTCACTTTCTGATttgtaagaaaagatgaaattaggaagcaaaacttaaaaatttgtacatcatataaaatttattattatatagcaATATATAGCAATTTTGGAAAGTTTATCCTAGAAAGTAGGCAGTACTATTACAGTTCAGTTCAGCAAACATTAGAAGGTACTAGCTAGGTGCTGgggacaaaaaagaagaaatagattgtTAAGTATGTtgggtttgtcatttcatttaaaaatgggtCTCATTTCCTTTGTCATGAACTTAAtcctttattacttttttttaatgtatgaatttaactttttttcccagCCCCAAAACCTTGAGTTAGTATGCTCTTAcctcaaatataaactccttatcAATAGTTTTTATCAATAGTATTATTCCCTTGTTTCCAGCCTTATTCCACagatattttttcatatacaGTATACTCCAGCCAAACTGGATCAcataatttcttgatttttatcctGACTTTCCCAAGTTATGTGTTTTGTTCTATCCTTTCCCCAGTCTTGTCCTTttgaaatccccccccccccccaagactggCTTGAGTTGACACTTCCTCCATGAAATCTCTGGTAAACACTACAGCATCTTCTTCAGTTTTTCAAGACATTTCATTTGACTCCTTCTCTGCACTTAATCGAACTTCTAACTTGTGTTAGTTGTCCATAGGATCATAAGATTTACATCTGGAAGGACTCTTTGAGATCATCAAatccatcttcattttacaaatgacaacaCTGAGGCTTCTAAAGATTTCAGTTAACTTGGAGAGGGATCACATAATTAGCAGAGTTCAGATCCAAATTCTGGTACTTTGATGCCAAAATCCAATGATCTTCCCATACTACaattataaataaacatattataCTTCCCTTACTAGATTgtcaactccttgagggcagggactctttaaaatttcatctttgtgTATTTGTAGTTTCTAGTACAGTGCCATGAACATAGAATAtgatcaataaatgtttgttaaattgagtgatttttcacttatTAAATTTTTCCAGAATAGTCACAAATATTtacacattttttaatataaaaaattcacatttatataatactttaaattttactaaattcttagttttaaatttaaggactgggggcagctaggtggtgcagtggataaagcaccagccttggagtcaggagtacctgggttcaaatttggtctcagacactgaataattacctagctgtgtggccttgggcaagccacttaagcccatttgccttgcaaaaacttaaaaaatatattaaaattaattattgttctttcttttaaatctaaGGGGCACAATTTCTAATGAACTTGCACCTCTGTGTAGGATATCCTGTTCAGATGGAGAAGTATATATTGTgtcaagatcagttgtttttgaaATAGAACatgggggagaaagaaaagggaaggagttttctcttaaaaatagtccttctaaaacattttttttaaacagctgTGTGAGAGAATGGTTGATggaagtaaatgaaaatattctaGCTAAGCCGTCCATTTTgcaagaaaaggtaaaaacaaaaatgcCTTATTCatacctttttgtttgttttttgtcattttgtctaTGTCAAATTTTCGATTTATTTTCTAGCTATCCACTGAGTGATATATTGCTGTTGTTCTACCCAAATTTGAAGAAAGCAAAAATGTTACTGAGGGAACGCAACAACAATATGAAGAAATTGTGGTGAAACAAATTAATAGCAAATCAGAAACATCGtgaagtcaaataaaataaaaaaaaacaactcacaaATCTACATGTGTTAAAGGATCAACTGTTATAGAGTACATGATTGATCAAGAAAGTGGTGGTAGGAACAGTCCTTTCCGTACTGTGGAATGGCCCTGCTTCAGTTCCTGGCCACTTCAATATTGGTGATTTTGCCTGTCCTTTTTGATAAATTCTACTTAGGTCATCTTCCCCTCATCTACCTCTTAGATTGATTGGGTCTTCCCAAGAATGCTTCATTTCTCCTAAGCTCTTCTCATTTATTCAAACACAACATaaacaattattttgttttcattgagTTCACTTTGGTGAGATGTTGTGCCAGAACATTTAGACATTGCCCAAAGACAACTTTTGATTGCCTGATTTGGAAGAGAAGAGATTAGGAATGAGAGGACATATAAACTAGACTATCagtcttcatatatttttattattattatttttaggtttttttgcaaggcaaagggggttaagtggcttgcccaaggccacagagctaggtaattattcagtgtctgagaccggatttgaacccaggtactcctgactccagggccggtgctttatccactaagccacctagccgcccccagtattcatttatttatttttttgaccaGATCTATTATTTTATCAATGTGGGGGAGCTTTTGGTGGGTATCTCTCTTTCCCATTGTAGATGGCCACATGTTCTTCAGCTAAAAGAGCCAAAGAGGCTGACGTGGGCGCCCAGGCGGGGGGGCGAGCTGCCTGCGGCTACTGCGACGCCAGGGAGCTGGCAGGGAGGCATGGGTGGGCTCCTGCTGGGCTCCGCGTTTCCTCTTCCTCAGTGTGAGAAGGTTGGACAGTGCGCACTGGGCTGAGCGTGTTCGTTATGGCAGCCGGCCTCCTCCGAGCCTTGAGCCCCTGCCCGGGGCCTGGTCCTGCGGGGCTCACGGGCtgagggaatagtccttgcactttgttcaaactccacagctccttatctggatacag
Coding sequences within it:
- the LOC141495443 gene encoding actin-like protein 7A, with product MAFTKTWVPQVATIGEGPAKRALLVKATEQFSKEPETFQVASLTEGPAKKALLINNKKKSEENALSTLVKEKPKRVKKTKAVVVDIGTGYCKCGYAGEPRPSHMISSTVGKPYMETAKTGDNRKETFIGRELLYPNIRLKLINPLRHGIIVDWDSVQDIWEYLFQHEMKIPTEEHAVLVSDPTLSPYTNREKYAEMLFETFNTPAMHIAYQSRLSMYSYGKTSGLVVEVGHGVSYVVPIFEGYPLLSVTGRLDYAGSDLTAYLMTLMNQSGKHFTEDQANIVEDIKKKYCFIAPDPVQESSSIKDDMINYQLPDGEQITIGQERFLCSEMFFKPSLIKSMQLGLHTQTMTCINKCDVALKRDLMNNILLCGGSTMLNGFPVRMQKEMSKICSNDTPTINVLPERDTSVWTGGSILASLQGFQSLWIQRWEYQEHGPFFLYRRCF